A window of the Streptomyces formicae genome harbors these coding sequences:
- a CDS encoding HAD family hydrolase — protein MLCVVENHSLPRTAAFFDLDKTVIAKSSTLTFSKSFYQGGLINRRAVLRTAYSQFVFLAGGADHDQMERMRQYLSALCKGWNVQQVKEIVAETLHELIDPIIYDEAASLIEEHHAAGRDVVIVSTSGAEVVEPIGELLGADRVVATRMVVGDDGCYTGEVEYYAYGPTKAEAVKELAASEGYDLSRSYAYSDSITDVPMLQSVGNPYAVNPDRALRREAVSRGWPVLVFNRPVRLKQRIPAFTLPPRPALVAAAAVGAAAATAGLVWYASRRRSASIARI, from the coding sequence ATGCTCTGCGTCGTGGAAAACCACTCCTTGCCGCGCACAGCAGCCTTCTTCGACCTGGACAAGACGGTCATTGCGAAGTCGTCGACGCTGACCTTCAGCAAGTCCTTCTACCAAGGCGGACTGATCAACCGCCGCGCCGTACTGCGGACCGCCTACTCCCAGTTCGTCTTCCTGGCGGGCGGCGCGGACCACGACCAGATGGAGCGGATGCGGCAGTACCTGTCCGCGCTCTGCAAGGGCTGGAACGTCCAGCAGGTCAAGGAGATCGTCGCCGAGACGCTCCACGAGCTGATCGACCCGATCATCTACGACGAGGCCGCCTCCCTCATCGAGGAGCATCACGCCGCCGGTCGCGATGTCGTGATCGTCTCCACGTCCGGCGCGGAGGTGGTCGAGCCGATCGGCGAGTTGCTCGGCGCCGACCGCGTCGTCGCGACCCGCATGGTCGTCGGCGATGACGGCTGTTACACGGGAGAGGTCGAGTACTACGCGTACGGGCCCACCAAGGCCGAGGCGGTCAAGGAACTCGCCGCGTCCGAGGGATACGACCTGTCGCGCTCCTACGCGTACAGCGACTCCATCACCGATGTCCCCATGCTGCAGTCGGTGGGCAATCCGTACGCGGTCAACCCTGACCGTGCCCTGCGCCGCGAGGCCGTGTCGCGCGGCTGGCCTGTCCTCGTCTTCAACCGGCCGGTACGACTGAAGCAGCGGATCCCCGCGTTCACGCTTCCGCCGCGTCCCGCGCTGGTCGCGGCCGCCGCGGTCGGCGCGGCAGCGGCCACCGCGGGCCTCGTCTGGTACGCCAGCCGGCGCCGCAGCGCATCTATTGCCCGTATTTGA
- the ssd gene encoding septum site-determining protein Ssd translates to MAWASRASGGSGGRPAAGLRRDGPLIVTEDLELLDDLLRLCAAAGAEPQVHHAVPEERASWEAAPLVLVGDDAAARCRGAIRRRGVLLVGRDQDDPQVWRRAVEIGADCVLRLPDAEGWLVDRIADVAECVGRPALTVGVIGGRGGAGASTLACALAVTAAREGQRTMLVDGDPLGGGLDVLLGGERAEGRRWPDFAASKGRVAGGALEESLPAVHGLRVLSWDRGDVVVVPPEAMRSVLAAARRRGGVVVVDLPRRVDEGVAEALAQLDIGLLVVPGELRAVAAARRVASSVGMVLGDLRAVVRGPYASGLDEQWVADALDLPLTGELPADAGLFADLDGGVPPGAGARGPLARFCSAFWERALTGGAVS, encoded by the coding sequence GTGGCCTGGGCCTCCCGGGCGTCCGGTGGATCCGGCGGGAGGCCGGCCGCCGGGCTGCGCAGGGACGGGCCGCTGATCGTCACGGAGGACTTGGAGCTGCTCGACGACCTGCTGCGGCTGTGCGCCGCGGCCGGTGCCGAGCCACAGGTCCACCATGCGGTGCCCGAAGAGAGAGCGAGCTGGGAGGCCGCGCCCCTGGTCCTCGTGGGGGACGACGCGGCAGCCCGCTGCCGGGGAGCCATCCGCAGACGCGGGGTGCTGCTCGTCGGCCGGGACCAGGACGATCCACAGGTGTGGCGGCGGGCTGTGGAGATCGGCGCCGACTGTGTGTTGCGGCTGCCCGATGCCGAGGGCTGGCTCGTCGACCGGATCGCGGACGTGGCCGAGTGTGTCGGCCGGCCCGCGCTCACCGTCGGAGTGATCGGCGGCCGGGGCGGTGCGGGGGCCTCCACGCTGGCCTGCGCGCTCGCCGTGACCGCCGCGCGCGAAGGACAGCGCACGATGCTGGTCGACGGTGATCCCTTGGGCGGTGGTCTCGATGTGCTCCTCGGCGGGGAGCGGGCCGAGGGCCGGCGCTGGCCGGACTTCGCGGCGTCCAAGGGCCGAGTGGCCGGCGGTGCGCTCGAGGAGTCGCTGCCCGCCGTGCACGGGCTGCGGGTGCTGAGCTGGGACCGGGGCGACGTGGTCGTGGTTCCTCCCGAGGCGATGCGCTCAGTGCTGGCGGCGGCACGCAGACGCGGCGGAGTGGTGGTCGTGGATCTGCCGCGCCGGGTCGACGAAGGGGTCGCCGAGGCGCTGGCACAATTGGACATCGGGCTGCTGGTGGTGCCCGGCGAGCTGCGCGCGGTGGCCGCCGCGAGGCGTGTCGCCTCTTCGGTCGGCATGGTGCTCGGCGATCTGCGGGCCGTGGTGCGCGGGCCCTACGCGTCGGGGCTGGACGAGCAGTGGGTGGCCGACGCGCTCGACCTGCCGCTGACGGGTGAACTGCCCGCGGACGCGGGGCTCTTCGCGGACCTGGACGGCGGCGTCCCGCCCGGTGCGGGGGCGAGGGGACCGCTCGCCCGGTTCTGCTCGGCGTTCTGGGAGCGGGCGCTCACAGGCGGTGCGGTCTCATGA